From a region of the Cucumis sativus cultivar 9930 chromosome 6, Cucumber_9930_V3, whole genome shotgun sequence genome:
- the LOC101210408 gene encoding germin-like protein 8-2, with translation MGFKNFVLLITVFAAACSSIVMASDPSPLQDFCVADVNNPVKVNGFVCKNPADVTAEDFFKSGLHTPGDTNNPVGSNVTALNVGNLPGLNTLGISMVRIDYGRYGINAPHTHPRATEILVVIEGTLLVGFVSSNQDGNRLFSKVLNKGDVFVFPEGLVHFQQNVGRHNAVAIAGLSSQNPGVVTIANTVFGSKPDIPTGIIAKAFKTEAAIIAAIQAKFP, from the exons atggggtttaaaaattttgttttgttaataaCTGTGTTTGCTGCAGCTTGCAGTTCCATTGTTATGGCATCTGATCCGAGCCCTCTTCAAGATTTTTGTGTGGCAGATGTCAATAATCCAg TGAAGGTGAATGGGTTCGTTTGCAAGAACCCAGCTGACGTTACTGCTGAAGATTTCTTCAAGAGTGGGCTTCACACTCCAGGAGACACAAACAACCCTGTAGGCTCCAACGTAACAGCCCTGAACGTGGGCAACTTACCAGGACTCAACACTCTCGGCATCTCCATGGTCCGCATCGACTACGGGCGGTATGGCATCAACGCACCCCACACTCACCCACGCGCCACCGAGATTCTCGTCGTTATTGAAGGAACCCTACTGGTGGGGTTCGTGTCATCAAACCAAGATGGCAACCGTCTCTTCTCCAAGGTCTTAAACAAAGGAGACGTGTTTGTTTTTCCAGAGGGGTTGGTTCACTTCCAACAAAACGTGGGGCGTCATAATGCGGTTGCGATTGCGGGGCTTAGCAGCCAAAACCCAGGCGTCGTTACAATTGCCAATACTGTATTTGGGTCCAAACCAGATATCCCCACTGGTATCATAGCCAAGGCTTTCAAGACTGAAGCTGCCATTATTGCTGCCATTCAAGCCAAATTCCCATAA
- the LOC105435973 gene encoding uncharacterized protein LOC105435973: protein MPLPWKKTKPNRISRIVADLQPPSRAASLVVETGFPTSVVDLFVKNRDRIKRHSLRKPKNKQQSTHVSESIAPPPTPSLSPDNSPRLPEHEDVVLTATCSTAGRKVDGLQHQPFPADVQSNVVSARPNVYSNANADADADADGVYLNSVSMVFVVVMKMFLVVIPVLSTQKLVLGITISAFLLFLFEIFGKFAVCNLLNRSLIRNRFVPTTAKSSGVGLNYRGGGGGEEDAVATNSGMNNAIHSEDDEGMCLEREAVGNGEKGFVGCGDLEVGKEEQENLQVGKNEISRRAKLRAKIIKKLIPKKLRGGKRVKKSKKEKQIMKQEMGITINENEQETESSCGEEDEEVWEEEEEEEEEEDVGASMTRKGKNKEDEEEEEGKKSFECKIVIITILLGLCGGRFLAFVLTVSGCFMFKFIKNLTHKWRFG from the coding sequence ATGCCTCTTCCATGGAAGAAGACCAAACCCAATCGAATTTCTCGAATTGTCGCTGATCTTCAACCCCCATCACGCGCTGCCTCTCTCGTCGTCGAAACTGGCTTCCCCACCTCCGTCGTTGATCTTTTCGTCAAGAATCGTGACCGGATCAAGAGACACTCTCTCAGGAAACCTAAGAATAAACAACAATCCACCCATGTCTCTGAATCCATTGCCCCTCCTCCTACTCCTTCTCTCAGCCCTGATAATTCTCCTCGCCTTCCTGAACACGAGGATGTCGTTCTTACCGCTACTTGCTCCACCGCTGGACGCAAAGTTGATGGTCTACAACACCAACCCTTTCCGGCTGATGTTCAATCCAATGTCGTCTCTGCCCGACCCAATGTTTATAGTAATGCAAATGCGGATGCGGATGCGGATGCGGATGGTGTTTATTTGAATTCTGTGTCTATGGTGTTTGTTGTGGTGATGAAGATGTTTCTTGTGGTGATTCCGGTTTTGAGTACCCAAAAACTTGTTCTTGGAATTACTATCTctgcttttcttttgtttcttttcgaGATTTTTGGGAAATTCGCtgtttgtaatttattgaatCGCTCTTTGATCCGGAATCGGTTCGTCCCGACAACTGCAAAAAGTAGCGGAGTGGGGTTGAATTATCGTGGTGGGGGAGGAGGAGAAGAGGACGCGGTGGCGACTAACTCTGGTATGAATAACGCAATCCATTCCGAGGATGATGAAGGAATGTGTTTGGAACGTGAAGCAGTAGGAAATGGAGAAAAGGGATTTGTGGGTTGTGGTGATTTGGAAGTGGGGAAGGAGGAACAGGAGAATTTACAGGTGGGGAAGAATGAGATAAGTAGAAGAGCGAAATTGAGAGCGAAAAtcataaagaaattaataccGAAGAAACTACGAGGTGGGAAGAGAGTGAAAAAGAGCAAGAAGGAGAAGCAGATAATGAAACAAGAAATGGGAATCACGATCAACGAAAACGAACAAGAAACAGAATCGAGTTGCggggaagaagatgaagaagtatgggaagaagaagaagaggaagaagaagaagaagacgtaGGAGCATCAATGACaaggaaagggaaaaataaagaagatgaagaagaagaagaagggaagaagAGTTTTGAGTGTAAAATTGTGATCATAACAATTCTTTTGGGGCTGTGTGGGGGAAGATTTCTGGCATTTGTTCTTACAGTATCAGGGTGTTTCATgttcaaattcatcaaaaaTCTGACTCACAAATGGAGATTTGGGTAA
- the LOC101210076 gene encoding putative germin-like protein 2-1, protein MASQLLFSAFFLLISFSISFASDPSPLQDFCVADPNSPVKVNGLVCKNPSLVEAKDFFFSGLHVAKDTNTPTGSQVTPVNVVQIPGLNTLGISLARIDYAPWGINAPHTHPRATEILTVLEGKLLVGFITSNPENRLITKTLHKGDVFVFPVGLIHFQQNIGHHRAVAIAALSSQNPGVITIANAVFGSKPDIPTDILAKAFQTDPATITKIQAKF, encoded by the exons ATGGCTTCTCAACTTCTCTTTTCAGCTTTCTTTCTCcttatttccttttccatcTCTTTCGCCTCCGATCCCAGTCCCCTCCAAGATTTCTGTGTCGCTGATCCAAATAGTCCTG tGAAAGTGAATGGTTTAGTTTGCAAGAACCCTAGCTTGGTGGAAGCTAAGGACTTCTTCTTCAGTGGGTTGCATGTGGCCAAAGACACCAACACCCCCACCGGCTCCCAAGTAACCCCGGTGAATGTTGTCCAAATCCCAGGACTCAACACTCTTGGCATCTCTTTGGCTCGCATCGACTATGCCCCATGGGGCATCAATGCTCCCCACACCCACCCACGCGCCACCGAGATCTTGACCGTCCTTGAAGGCAAGCTCTTGGTAGGCTTCATCACTTCCAACCCTGAAAACCGCTTGATCACCAAGACATTGCACAAAGGTGATGTCTTTGTTTTCCCCGTGGGCTTGATTCACTTCCAACAGAATATTGGCCATCACCGTGCAGTCGCTATTGCAGCATTGAGCAGCCAAAACCCAGGTGTTATTACCATTGCTAATGCAGTTTTTGGATCAAAGCCTGACATCCCCACTGATATCCTTGCAAAGGCTTTCCAAACCGATCCTGCTACAATAACCAAGATCCAAGCCAAGTTCTAG
- the LOC101203856 gene encoding putative germin-like protein 2-1, whose protein sequence is MAASAFFLTFFALTCSIALASDPSPLQDFCVADKNSPVKVNGFVCKDPNVVEAKDFFMSGLNVAGDTNNPVGSVVTPANVVQIPGLNTLGISMVRIDYAPWGINAPHTHPRATEILTVLEGTLLVGFVTSNTENRLITKTLNKGDVFVFPVGLVHFQQNIGYGPAVAIAALSSQNPGVITIANAVFGSKPDIPTNILAKAFQTDSAIIANIQSKF, encoded by the exons ATGGCCGCTTCTGCTTTCTTTCTCACCTTCTTTGCTCTTACTTGTTCTATTGCATTGGCTTCCGATCCTAGCCCACTTCAAGATTTCTGTGTTGCTGATAAAAACAGTCCTG TGAAAGTGAATGGCTTTGTTTGTAAGGATCCCAATGTTGTGGAAGCAAAAGACTTCTTCATGAGTGGGCTAAATGTGGCAGGTGACACGAACAACCCAGTTGGTTCTGTAGTAACTCCTGCCAATGTTGTGCAAATCCCAGGGCTGAACACCCTTGGTATTTCTATGGTTCGTATTGACTATGCCCCATGGGGAATCAACGCACCCCACACCCACCCTCGTGCCACTGAAATCTTGACCGTCCTCGAAGGCACTCTCTTGGTTGGCTTTGTCACCTCGAACACAGAAAATCGTCTCATAACCAAGACACTGAACAAGGGCGATGTGTTCGTGTTTCCTGTTGGACTTGTTCACTTTCAACAGAACATTGGTTATGGCCCTGCAGTTGCCATTGCAGCTTTAAGCAGCCAAAATCCAGGAGTTATTACCATCGCTAATGCTGTTTTTGGATCAAAGCCAGACATCCCAACCAATATCCTTGCAAAGGCTTTCCAAACTGATTCGGCTATAATAGCCAACATTCAGTCCAAGTTTTAG
- the LOC101204339 gene encoding putative germin-like protein 2-1, producing the protein MASSQLIILILAVFVATSSLVFASDPSPLQDFCVADPNCTVKVNGVVCKDPKAVTVEDFFFTGLDKAGNTSNAVGSKVTAANVAQIPGLNTLGISLARIDYAPWGINPPHTHPRASEILTVLEGTLLVGFVTSNTENRLFTKVLYKGDAFVFPVGLIHFQQNIGYGPAVALAALSSQNPGVITIANAVFGSNPDIPANILAKAFQVDVATITKIQSKF; encoded by the exons atggcTTCTTCCCAACTCATCATCCTCATTCTAGCAGTTTTTGTTGCCACTTCTTCTCTTGTTTTTGCATCTGATCCAAGCCCACTTCAAGATTTCTGTGTTGCTGATCCCAATTGTACAG TGAAAGTGAATGGTGTAGTGTGCAAAGACCCCAAAGCTGTAACTGTAGAGGATTTCTTCTTCACTGGGCTTGACAAAGCCGGCAACACGTCAAACGCAGTTGGATCCAAAGTAACTGCAGCAAATGTGGCGCAAATCCCTGGGCTCAACACTTTAGGCATCTCTTTGGCTCGTATCGACTATGCTCCATGGGGGATCAACCCTCCCCACACGCACCCACGTGCCTCCGAGATCTTGACAGTCCTCGAAGGCACCCTACTAGTGGGCTTCGTCACCTCCAACACCGAGAATCGTCTCTTCACCAAAGTGCTTTACAAGGGAGATGCGTTTGTGTTTCCTGTTGGACTCATTCACTTCCAACAAAACATAGGCTACGGACCAGCGGTGGCTCTAGCTGCTCTCAGTAGCCAGAACCCGGGAGTCATCACCATTGCAAATGCAGTATTCGGGTCTAACCCTGATATTCCAGCCAACATTTTGGCTAAGGCTTTCCAAGTTGATGTGGCCACCATCACCAAGATTCAGTCCAAGTTTTGA